The Selenomonadales bacterium region ATCGTTGTCCGGGATAACGACCTTCTGCGAAAACTTCCGAAGCATCGTCATATCCGTTTCGCTGAGAACGATCTTTTCCTTACCGCCCGCGTTCGTCGTTGTCGCCAAAAAGCCTGCCTTTACCATCGCGTCGGCGCACTTCTCGCCCTCCACGATATACAGCACCTCACACGAAGTCGCCTTGGCCATCAGGTCGAGATTGTACAGACTATTTGCCTCGGGCGGCTTCCGATAGACCTTTCGGCCGTCCACCTCATACCAGAACGTGAACTTCTTCTTGCCGTTTGCATACTTCGTTCTCCGCTTCGCATACGAAAAGCTCCCGTCCGTATCGCGGTAAATATGATCGTACTGCTCTATCACAGCAGGCTTGTCTGTATGGTCTGACCTCTTCGGCTCAATACCGAGTGCATCGATGATATCCTTGAACTGTGCATTGCACTTCTGGCAATACATCAAGACCTTATCGCCCGCCTGCTTGACGTACAGATGATGATCGTCATGGCAGACAGGGCAGGCAGCCGTATATTGCCCGCCCCGCTTTTTTAGATTTGTTAAATACGGTTTGATATCCGAAAGGTTCATGATAAAAACCCCTTATCAGTGCTTAGAACGGAGCACTGTTCATCGACTGATTGATAGTGGCAGAATCACGTTTGCCGACCACCTTATTGAGATACGGATCCTGGTATGTCTTGCCCTCTGCATTCGGCTTGCCCGTTCTCATCGTGATATCACAGATGAGATCGAGTGCCTGCGGAATATATTCTTCCAGCTGCGAGAGTCTCGGCGGACAGATCCCGAGCACGTTGAGATCCTTCTTGATGTACGGCAAGACTTTGCTGACGAACTGCTTGCGATAGAATACGCGTCTGCCCTCATACTCTCCCTGCACGATAACAAACTCGATCGCAAGCTGCGGCTCCCCCGTATAGTCGTTGATATCGACAGCGATACGATCGATATACGCCTGATACTTGCCGTCGGGAATACGAGAATCCGCCTCCTTGGCTTGCTCAAAATCATCATCCAAAATACTTAAATCTACTGCCATCTTTATTTACCTCCCTTGATCGCCTTATCGAATTCTTTTTTAATATCCGCGTAACTCATATTGATCTTCGACGGAAGCTTACCCGTGCGATCGCCTCCGTCCCAATTTTCGGACGGCTTCGTACAGACGAACCGACGCTCCCCTTCAGAACCTGTCTCGATCGTACAGAAGAAGATAAAATCACACATCGGAAGGACTTTTTCCTTTGCCTGTCTCGGCATCGTCGGACGCCATTTCGTGATCGTGCCCGTACGCGTTTTGATCTCCTCCGGCTCTGCATGACTGATAAGCAGAAGACCGTACGGCAGAAGCGACAGCTTCGTGATCGCGCGGGCAAACTCTTCTTTCACGAGCTTCCATCCCTTGCCCCAGTCAAGTTCCGACTCGTGCTGAATGTTATTCTTCTTGCAGATATACGCACTGCACATCGAGAACAGATTATCGACCGTATCCACCACGACCGTCTTAAACTCATGCTTGCCCTGCGCGATCTCGCCGCACACTTCAAGAAACTTGTCCCACGAATCGATCGCAACATTGAACGTCTCGAGCGAATTAAGCCCCGCCTCTGTCGCCAGGAAGATAGGATGGTCGAACTGGCTCGCCAGCGTCGATTTACCCGTCTTCGGCGCACCATAGATAAGCGTCGTGAAATTCTCCCACTCTGTTTTCGGTTTCGATTTTACTGTTGGTAACAAACTCATGCTCTCAGCTCCTCATGCTTTTCTTTTTTGACATAATCCAGCTCAAGATCCGCCTCACCGAGACAGATCGGCATATACTCGCACTGCCCGAAATCGAGACACCGCGACGCATTCTTGCAGTTGATGTCGTTGCGCTTCTCATACAGATACTGCTGCGTAAATGCCCACAGCTCTTTCTCAAACTGCTTCAGATCGTTCTCCGAGCGATAATACTTCTGCTCGAAGAAATAGAAGTCCGGGCGATCGACATAATCCTGCTCCAGACGATTGCAGAACTGCTCCATGCTCTCCTTCTTCGTCTGACGGATCGTCGGCTTCTTCAGCACGCGATAGATAACGCCCTCGGGCTTGACACCGAACCTCTCTCTGTACGCATACATATACAGCGTGATCTGCTCATCGAGCGACACCCGATCGAAATATCC contains the following coding sequences:
- a CDS encoding DUF669 domain-containing protein — its product is MAVDLSILDDDFEQAKEADSRIPDGKYQAYIDRIAVDINDYTGEPQLAIEFVIVQGEYEGRRVFYRKQFVSKVLPYIKKDLNVLGICPPRLSQLEEYIPQALDLICDITMRTGKPNAEGKTYQDPYLNKVVGKRDSATINQSMNSAPF
- a CDS encoding ATP-binding protein; its protein translation is MSLLPTVKSKPKTEWENFTTLIYGAPKTGKSTLASQFDHPIFLATEAGLNSLETFNVAIDSWDKFLEVCGEIAQGKHEFKTVVVDTVDNLFSMCSAYICKKNNIQHESELDWGKGWKLVKEEFARAITKLSLLPYGLLLISHAEPEEIKTRTGTITKWRPTMPRQAKEKVLPMCDFIFFCTIETGSEGERRFVCTKPSENWDGGDRTGKLPSKINMSYADIKKEFDKAIKGGK